The Vicia villosa cultivar HV-30 ecotype Madison, WI linkage group LG1, Vvil1.0, whole genome shotgun sequence genome includes a region encoding these proteins:
- the LOC131657378 gene encoding uncharacterized protein LOC131657378, translating into MDSDNSDNYDQEFWELIEEEIMDDSDEEQQLQNERQSGSSSRPKKRTTVDRGREEGHNRLFNDYFSENPVYTDVQFRRRFIMHRHVFLRIVDALGNHDEYFQMRVDATGKWVFHHCRNGVNDVFGAEYLRKPNNTDVEHLLQMGESRGFPGMLGFIDCMHWEWKNCPVAWKGQYCRGDHGSNNDINVLNQSNLFNDILEGHAPNVQYTINGTSYNMGYYLADGIYLEWATFVKTISMPQGEKKKLFAQHQESARKYVERAFGVLQSRFAIIRGPARAWHMETLKYTIYACIILHNMIVEDKRHTYGGNFDYSYDNVDNNNSTIQQLKYLAVLI; encoded by the exons ATGGATTCAGACAATTCAGATAATTACGATCAAGAATTTTGGGAGTTGATTGAAGAAGAAATTATGGACGATAGTGATGAAGAACAACAACTTCAGAATGAACGTCAATCTGGAAGTTCCTCTCGGCCAAAGAAAAGGACAACGGTAGATCGAGGTCGTGAAGAAGGGCACAATCGATTATTCAACGACTACTTCTCGGAAAATCCAGTATACACAGATGTTCAATTCCGAAGAAGGTTCATAATGCATAGGCATGTATTTCTTCGAATTGTAGATGCCCTTGGAAATCATGATGAATATTTCCAAATGAGGGTTGATGCAACTGGTAAATGGGTCTTTCACCATTGCAGAAAT GGCGTGAATGATGTATTTGGGGCTGAGTATTTGAGAAAGCCTAACAACACTGATGTTGAACATCTTTTACAAATGGGAGAGTCACGTGGCTTTCCAGGTATGTTGGGTTTCATTGATTGTATGCATTGGGAATGGAAAAATTGTCCTGTTGCATGGAAAGGACAGTATTGTCGAGGTGATCATG GTTCAAACAATGACATTAATGTGTTAAACCAATCCAACTTGTTTAACGATATTTTGGAAGGACATGCTCCCAATGTGCAATATACAATCAATGGGACATCATATAATATGGGGTATTATTTAGCAGATGGTATATATCTTGAGTGGGCTACATTTGTCAAGACCATTTCAATGCCACAGGgagaaaagaaaaaattatttgctCAACATCAAGAATCAGCTAGAAAATATGTGGAGCGGGCATTTGGAGTGCTTCAATCTCGATTTGCAATTATACGTGGCCCAGCGCGTGCCTGGCACATGGAGACCCTCAAGTATACCATATATGCCTGCATCATATTGCACAACATGATTGTGGAAGATAAACGTCATACATATGGAGGTAATTTTGATTACTCTTATGATAATGTGGATAACAACAACTCAACAATTCAACAACTGAAATATTTAGCGGTCCTCATTTGA
- the LOC131657387 gene encoding zinc finger BED domain-containing protein RICESLEEPER 2-like: protein MQGVEGMQGVQGVRNLQNNVMEQDPPTTTPAAATTPIEVCTNPPPIGRKRRRANANAIRKRSEVWDHFNLIPDSDPATAACKYCHQKYMCDSKKHGTSNLKSHMKTCSKYPLNLSTDPTQTILTYSTIPGVGLVPTSSRFDPVGCRKGLAYFIILDEKPFRTVEGEGFKYFCYQMKPQFTIPSRRTIARDCFQIYLDEKVRIISFASIPNHRGKTVGKKVEDVLKEWGLKNVSTITIDNAASNDVAVKYLEQKIRNMNGLFLDGFGFHMRCYAHILNLVVRDGLKVASTSITSVRNAIRYVRSSPHRALKFNECVGYANITCKKSVCLDVSTRWNSTYLMLDAAEKYESAFDKLEDEVEDYRDFFEGDSPPSSEDWENVRCG from the exons ATGCAAGGAGTTGAAGGTATGCAAGGAGTTCAAGGAGTTAGAAATTTGCAAAATAACG TTATGGAACAAGATCCTCCAACAACAacaccagcagcagcaacaacacCCATTGAGGTCTGCACAAATCCGCCTCCTATTGGTCGGAAGCGAAGAAGAGCTAATGCGAATGCTATTAGAAAGAGGTCAGAGGTATGGGACCATTTTAATCTTATTCCCGATAGTGATCCCGCTACTGCGGCATGTAAATACTGCCATCAAAAATATATGTGTGACTCTAAGAAACACGGAACGTCAAATTTAAAGAGTCACATGAAAACATGTTCTAAGTATCCGTTGAACCTTTCAACGGACCCTACCCAAACCATATTGACATATTCAACAATTCCGGGAGTTGGGTTAGTTCCAACATCTTCTAGGTTTGATCCTGTAGGTTGTAGAAAAGGGTTGGCTTACTTTATCATCTTAGATGAGAAGCCCTTTAGAACAGTTGAAGGAGAGGGATTCAAGTACTTTTGTTACCAAATGAAACCCCAATTTACAATACCATCTAGAAGAACCATAGCTAGGGACTGTTTTCAAATATATCTTGATGAGAAAGTGAG GATAATAAGCTTTGCGAGTATCCCAAATCACCGAGGTAAAACAGTTGGTAAGAAGGTTGAGGATGTGCTGAAGGAGTGGGGGCTGAAAAACGTTTCAACTATCACGATAGATAACGCGGCATCAAATGATGTTGCTGTTAAGTATTTAGAGCAGAAGATAAGAAACATGAATGGACTTTTTTTGGATGGATTTGGATTTCACATGAGGTGTTATGCACATATACTGAATTTGGTCGTGAGAGATGGATTAAAAGTAGCCAGCACCTCAATTACAAGTGTTAGAAATGCGATTAGGTACGTAAGATCTTCACCCCATAGAGCGTTAAAGTTCAATGAATGTGTGGGTTATGCCAATATTACATGCAAGAAGTCGGTATGTCTTGATGTTTCAACTCGTTGGAACTCGACGTATTTGATGTTAGATGCAGCTGAGAAGTATGAATCAGCTTTTGATAAGCTAGAAGATGAGGTTGAGGATTATAGGGATTTCTTTGAAGGTGATTCCCCCCCTAGTAGTGAAGATTGGGAGAATGTTAgg TGTGGCTAA